A single window of Magnetococcus marinus MC-1 DNA harbors:
- a CDS encoding Gx transporter family protein, whose protein sequence is MKTSLTPLRRDLLIGYLAVAAVAAHMLEATLPGLGPWFKPGLANVFTVVAFFYLDREAAIWVALIRVLGGSLAMGAFLTPSFFLSGAGMLGAIVVMLLPPLPGMGAVGLSILMALAHMCAQVAAAHLLFVQHSGLFYLLPWFLLGAWCTGWFNGVLAHGLLHTLRQHKV, encoded by the coding sequence ATGAAAACCTCCCTCACCCCCCTACGGCGGGATCTGCTGATTGGCTATCTGGCCGTGGCCGCCGTAGCCGCCCATATGTTAGAAGCCACCCTGCCCGGTTTGGGCCCCTGGTTTAAACCGGGGCTGGCCAATGTTTTTACGGTGGTCGCCTTTTTTTACCTGGATCGTGAGGCGGCCATTTGGGTGGCGCTCATACGGGTGTTGGGGGGGTCGCTGGCCATGGGGGCCTTTCTTACCCCCAGTTTTTTCCTCAGTGGGGCAGGTATGTTGGGGGCCATTGTGGTCATGCTGCTGCCTCCGCTACCGGGTATGGGAGCGGTGGGTCTCTCTATTCTGATGGCGCTGGCCCATATGTGCGCCCAAGTTGCTGCCGCCCATCTTCTGTTTGTACAACACAGTGGCCTCTTTTATCTGCTCCCCTGGTTTCTTCTCGGGGCATGGTGTACGGGCTGGTTCAATGGTGTGTTGGCCCATGGACTGCTGCACACCCTGCGCCAGCATAAGGTTTAA
- a CDS encoding NusG domain II-containing protein translates to MAHPLLTSLSWIRRATTPTDGLIAFSTLGMILYFLVAASSQGTDRLEIYKENQLLQSLSLNQTTEIQVAGRLGPVTIEIKPGAARLREFDSPRMIGTRSGWIRGGGEMAICLPCGLFIRIPARQTPPHGLDAVAQ, encoded by the coding sequence ATGGCTCACCCCCTCTTAACCTCCCTAAGCTGGATACGTCGGGCTACCACCCCCACCGATGGGTTGATCGCATTTTCTACGCTGGGGATGATTCTCTATTTTTTGGTTGCTGCATCGAGCCAGGGGACCGACCGCTTGGAGATCTATAAGGAGAACCAACTGCTTCAGAGCCTCTCCCTGAATCAAACCACGGAGATTCAGGTGGCCGGACGTCTCGGACCGGTCACCATTGAGATAAAGCCCGGCGCGGCCCGTCTGCGTGAGTTTGACTCACCCCGCATGATCGGTACCCGTAGCGGTTGGATTCGTGGCGGGGGCGAGATGGCCATCTGCCTGCCTTGTGGCCTCTTTATTCGCATTCCAGCCCGCCAAACGCCACCCCATGGCTTGGATGCGGTGGCACAATGA
- a CDS encoding FAD:protein FMN transferase: MSRTWSTLLLLVSLLLSGCSEKVENTTQLRMGTWVSISTLGQHGAAVEAAFAEMGRLEKALSSHDPNSPISRINQGSVNQWHPLDDETAQLLERGLIIQKASLNRFHMGLYHLSQLWGFMSETPLSQPPALPLREMWRQQATPNLEHAFSLSKQPDTTTLRINNPAFGLDLGAIAKGYAIDRAIAVLRAHGVENAIVNAGGDLRVIGSKFGQPWRIGIQDPTDKERVIARSDLQGDRAMVTSGDYERFFIYQGRRYHHILDPMSGEPADYGWRSVSVQAADAETADALSTALFTMDLAQGKRLLEQFPGCQALWVDQQGEHQQSEGFIGQWLTPS, translated from the coding sequence ATGAGCCGTACCTGGTCGACCCTGCTCTTACTCGTCAGCCTGCTGCTGAGTGGCTGTAGCGAGAAGGTGGAGAACACCACGCAGTTACGTATGGGCACCTGGGTGAGCATCTCCACCCTTGGCCAACATGGTGCTGCGGTGGAGGCTGCCTTTGCCGAGATGGGCCGCCTGGAAAAAGCCCTTAGCAGCCACGACCCAAACAGCCCCATTTCGCGCATCAATCAGGGTTCGGTCAACCAGTGGCACCCCTTGGATGATGAAACCGCGCAGCTGCTGGAACGCGGATTAATCATTCAAAAAGCCTCCCTTAACCGCTTTCACATGGGGCTCTATCACCTCTCCCAACTCTGGGGTTTTATGTCAGAAACCCCCCTCTCGCAGCCCCCGGCGCTTCCCCTGCGGGAGATGTGGCGTCAGCAAGCCACCCCCAACCTAGAACACGCCTTTAGCCTGAGCAAACAGCCGGATACCACCACCCTACGCATCAACAACCCCGCCTTTGGCCTGGATCTGGGGGCCATTGCCAAAGGGTATGCCATCGACCGAGCCATCGCTGTGCTCAGGGCTCATGGGGTAGAGAACGCCATTGTCAATGCGGGGGGGGATCTGCGGGTCATTGGCTCCAAGTTTGGCCAACCTTGGCGTATTGGTATCCAAGACCCCACCGATAAAGAGCGGGTCATCGCACGCAGCGATCTACAGGGGGATCGTGCCATGGTCACTTCTGGCGACTATGAACGCTTTTTTATCTATCAAGGACGCCGCTACCACCACATCCTTGACCCCATGAGCGGGGAACCCGCCGATTATGGTTGGCGTTCGGTCTCCGTCCAAGCGGCTGATGCTGAAACCGCCGATGCCCTCTCCACGGCTCTGTTTACCATGGATTTGGCGCAGGGTAAGCGGCTGCTCGAACAGTTCCCCGGCTGTCAGGCACTCTGGGTGGATCAACAGGGGGAGCACCAGCAGAGCGAAGGGTTTATCGGCCAATGGCTCACCCCCTCTTAA
- a CDS encoding 16S rRNA (uracil(1498)-N(3))-methyltransferase: MSTTPRLYTPQPLCAGQPVTLDREAQRYLLKVLRLGEGDALYLFNGEGGAWSAHITQTSGPLQVTPQQFEPEPMAPLNLTLVQGLSRSGPMELVIQKGVELGLQQLIPLQSARSVARAKGEHKLERWQRIAIEAAEQCRRSRLLQFQPVCDWSQLAGSLPEQGPRILFWEDHRHHTPSLRQWAATLEQAPTQITLLIGPEGGLSAEEVTHATTNLGFQTCSLGPRVLRTETAALAAITALQALLGDMA, encoded by the coding sequence ATGTCCACCACACCAAGACTCTATACCCCGCAACCCCTCTGCGCCGGGCAACCTGTTACCCTGGATCGGGAGGCCCAGCGCTATCTCTTGAAGGTGCTGCGCTTGGGCGAAGGAGACGCGCTCTATCTATTTAATGGCGAAGGGGGTGCTTGGTCGGCGCATATTACCCAAACCAGCGGCCCTCTACAGGTGACACCCCAACAGTTTGAGCCGGAACCGATGGCCCCCCTAAACCTCACGTTGGTGCAGGGCTTATCCCGGAGCGGCCCCATGGAGTTGGTCATTCAAAAGGGGGTAGAGTTGGGCTTGCAGCAGCTTATTCCCCTACAGAGCGCCCGCAGTGTCGCCCGCGCCAAGGGCGAGCATAAACTGGAACGCTGGCAACGTATCGCCATCGAGGCCGCAGAGCAGTGCCGCCGCAGCCGCCTGCTCCAGTTCCAGCCCGTGTGCGATTGGTCTCAGTTGGCGGGGTCTCTGCCGGAGCAGGGACCCCGCATCCTTTTTTGGGAAGATCACCGTCACCACACACCTAGCCTGCGCCAGTGGGCAGCGACCCTGGAACAAGCCCCGACCCAGATCACTCTGCTCATTGGTCCCGAGGGGGGGTTAAGCGCCGAAGAAGTGACCCATGCAACCACCAATTTGGGGTTTCAAACCTGTAGTTTGGGTCCACGGGTACTGCGTACGGAAACCGCTGCCCTGGCCGCCATCACGGCCCTACAGGCCCTGCTGGGAGATATGGCATGA
- a CDS encoding chorismate--pyruvate lyase family protein produces the protein MQTPRFQLLQGWQEATALSRAEVADADLCAALTHTGSLTRFLEGRYGHPVDVTVRQQVTAPLAKAPLSALWDKTLALQAHTLLIRDAWVNHAGPMLVYAHSQIDWDHLDQAERVAIRNGQIPLGGLYLANGAQVNRAHLQISRVTVAGLERVGEAPLWCRRSLFTVDGRPNARILELFVPVDHG, from the coding sequence ATGCAGACGCCAAGGTTCCAGTTGTTACAAGGGTGGCAAGAGGCCACCGCCCTCTCCCGAGCTGAGGTGGCGGATGCCGACCTGTGCGCCGCGCTTACCCATACGGGCTCTTTGACCCGCTTTTTAGAGGGGCGCTATGGGCACCCTGTGGATGTGACGGTGCGACAACAGGTCACCGCGCCTTTGGCCAAAGCTCCCCTATCTGCCCTTTGGGATAAAACCCTCGCCTTACAGGCGCATACCCTATTGATTCGCGATGCCTGGGTCAACCATGCCGGTCCCATGTTGGTCTATGCCCACTCCCAAATTGATTGGGACCACTTGGATCAGGCGGAGCGGGTGGCCATTCGCAATGGACAGATTCCCCTGGGTGGGCTCTATCTGGCCAATGGCGCACAGGTCAACCGGGCCCATTTGCAGATCAGTCGGGTAACGGTGGCGGGGCTGGAGCGGGTGGGAGAAGCACCACTCTGGTGTCGGCGCTCGCTGTTTACCGTGGATGGCCGTCCCAATGCGCGCATTTTAGAACTTTTTGTGCCGGTTGATCATGGCTGA
- the ubiA gene encoding 4-hydroxybenzoate octaprenyltransferase, protein MAEHWIERLSWPLLRESLLLMRVHRPIGTYLLMWPALWGVVAAAHPAPPNPVLLALFALGAWVMRSAGCVANDLADRNFDPHVARTKQRPLAAGRISVRAAVVLLVLLLGVALLLALQLNLLTLKLAVAGALLAVTYPLTKRIVAIPQFYMGAAFGWAAVMAWAATAGALAPGAWLLFATTLVWAAGYDTLYGMMDREDDLKIGVKSTAILFGQRDLFWVAILYVLTVLLLLVTGWQLQMQWPYYGTVAGAALHMVWQIQHARSRQAEVLMEAFLSNQWLGMLIGVGLWLG, encoded by the coding sequence ATGGCTGAACACTGGATAGAACGCCTATCCTGGCCGCTGCTGCGGGAAAGCCTGCTGCTGATGCGGGTGCATCGTCCCATTGGCACCTATCTGCTCATGTGGCCGGCCCTATGGGGGGTGGTGGCTGCGGCGCATCCGGCACCGCCCAATCCTGTCTTGTTGGCGCTGTTTGCCCTGGGTGCGTGGGTCATGCGTTCAGCGGGCTGTGTGGCCAACGATCTGGCCGACCGAAATTTTGATCCACATGTGGCCCGGACCAAGCAGCGCCCCTTGGCGGCGGGGCGTATCTCGGTACGGGCTGCGGTGGTGCTGCTGGTGCTGTTGTTGGGGGTGGCGCTGCTGTTGGCGTTGCAGCTTAACCTGTTAACCTTAAAGTTGGCGGTAGCAGGAGCCCTTTTAGCCGTTACCTACCCGCTGACCAAGCGCATTGTGGCCATTCCCCAGTTCTATATGGGAGCGGCTTTTGGTTGGGCTGCGGTGATGGCTTGGGCGGCCACCGCTGGCGCGTTGGCCCCTGGAGCGTGGCTGCTGTTTGCGACCACCCTGGTGTGGGCCGCAGGGTATGACACCCTCTATGGTATGATGGACCGGGAGGATGATCTAAAAATTGGGGTCAAATCCACCGCCATTCTGTTTGGTCAACGGGACCTTTTTTGGGTCGCGATACTCTATGTCCTCACCGTGTTGCTGTTGCTGGTGACCGGTTGGCAGTTACAGATGCAGTGGCCCTATTATGGCACCGTCGCAGGGGCCGCTTTGCATATGGTGTGGCAGATTCAGCATGCCCGCAGTCGGCAGGCAGAGGTGCTCATGGAGGCATTTTTAAGCAACCAATGGTTGGGTATGTTGATTGGGGTCGGATTATGGCTCGGATAA
- a CDS encoding response regulator produces MSKAQILLVDDQPINLEILSEYLRDEGYRLCIARDGQEAWELLEKNPLNFHALLLDRMMPRMDGMEVLARMKQHDELRMVPVIMQTAKASQEEIVEGLEGGAHYYLTKPYRKEMLRAIVRTAVDDYNNYRAIRDRSREAQDKAVDSVLSMRLMDSGQFRFQTIKQAQDLAALLSHSCPDPERVVLGLSELLINAVEHGNLGITYEDKSRLLKNRDDWWQEVHRRQSLPENCQKWGRIRFTKSEDRLEILIQDEGNGFDWRGFLEFDQARAFDSHGRGIAMAKMLSFDRLEYHDPGNTVVVRVNLPPKSE; encoded by the coding sequence ATGAGCAAAGCTCAAATCCTGTTGGTGGATGATCAACCCATCAATTTGGAAATCCTTTCTGAATATCTGCGTGATGAGGGCTACCGTCTCTGCATTGCCCGCGATGGGCAAGAGGCGTGGGAACTGCTGGAGAAAAACCCCTTAAATTTTCACGCCCTATTATTAGACCGTATGATGCCCCGCATGGATGGTATGGAGGTGTTGGCCCGTATGAAGCAGCATGATGAGCTGCGTATGGTGCCGGTGATTATGCAGACCGCCAAGGCTTCGCAAGAGGAGATCGTGGAGGGGTTGGAGGGCGGAGCGCACTACTATTTGACCAAACCCTACCGTAAAGAGATGCTGCGCGCCATTGTGCGGACCGCTGTGGATGACTACAACAACTACCGAGCAATCCGTGATCGGTCCCGCGAAGCCCAAGATAAGGCAGTGGATTCCGTTTTGAGCATGCGCTTGATGGATTCGGGGCAGTTTCGCTTTCAGACCATTAAGCAGGCTCAGGATTTGGCCGCGTTGCTCTCCCATAGCTGTCCCGATCCAGAACGGGTGGTGTTGGGGTTGTCGGAGCTGCTGATCAATGCGGTGGAGCATGGCAATCTGGGCATTACCTATGAAGATAAATCCCGGCTCTTAAAAAATCGTGATGATTGGTGGCAGGAGGTGCATCGTCGTCAATCCCTACCAGAAAATTGCCAAAAGTGGGGGCGCATTCGCTTTACTAAGAGTGAGGATCGGTTGGAGATTCTTATTCAGGATGAGGGCAACGGGTTTGATTGGCGTGGATTTTTAGAGTTTGACCAAGCACGGGCCTTTGACAGTCATGGGCGGGGTATTGCCATGGCGAAAATGTTGAGTTTTGATCGTTTGGAGTATCACGATCCAGGTAATACCGTGGTGGTGCGGGTTAATCTACCCCCCAAATCGGAATAG
- a CDS encoding UbiD family decarboxylase, giving the protein MGHDPKHFKDLSSFCDFLESQGELVRIREEVDPHLEMTEISTRLLAEQGPAVLYERVSGYAMPVLNNLFGTERRVGLAIGADLHQLEELGELLAYLRQPDPPTGGVGGLLGTARKLSSVRHMPTRSKKSAPWQQVVYQGAAVDLTRLPIQGCWPGDVAPLITWPVVITRGADQGAVNLGIYRMQLLGKNRLIMRWLKHRGGAQHSRSYRKPMPVAVAIGCDPGTILAAVTPVPDTLSEYAFAGLLMEQSVTVVTGQESGLPIPYSAEIVLEGTVDLNDLADEGPYGDHTGYYNEVERFPVFTVQRISMRRNAIYLSTHTGRPPDEPSVLALALNRVFVPLLKKQFPEISAFHLPAEACSYRVAVIAINKQYAGHAFRMMAGVWGFLRQFLYTKYLIVVDSSVDCHNWDAVMAAVGRHVDARRDLQQLTNTPIDYLDFASPVAGLGGKLGLDATRKSGAELQVVPHPAVWPEAEALQQWAEAAQQRHAGEIVQIHLRAACAMAVVSMHKTAAGQSGTLAKQLLAAWHPGAPRQIWLMDEDVDVTLWDDLWWVVSTRSDAGRDLYRDEIHGGFVMDATHKWPGETQREWGRVLRMDQPTIDRVSEKWPRLGLPGTGKPIW; this is encoded by the coding sequence ATGGGTCACGATCCCAAACATTTTAAAGATCTTTCCAGTTTTTGTGATTTTTTAGAATCACAAGGTGAGCTGGTGCGCATCCGTGAAGAGGTTGACCCCCACCTAGAGATGACCGAGATCTCGACGCGGTTATTGGCCGAGCAGGGGCCTGCGGTACTCTATGAGCGGGTAAGCGGTTATGCGATGCCGGTGCTCAACAATCTGTTTGGCACAGAGCGGCGGGTCGGTTTGGCCATTGGGGCCGATCTGCACCAATTAGAGGAGCTGGGTGAATTACTGGCCTATTTGCGCCAGCCCGATCCGCCCACGGGGGGGGTCGGTGGTCTGTTGGGCACGGCGCGTAAGCTCTCCTCGGTACGGCACATGCCGACCCGCAGTAAAAAAAGTGCGCCATGGCAGCAGGTGGTGTACCAGGGTGCGGCGGTGGATTTAACCCGTTTACCCATTCAAGGGTGCTGGCCGGGGGATGTGGCCCCACTGATTACGTGGCCGGTGGTGATTACCCGTGGTGCCGATCAAGGGGCGGTTAATCTGGGCATCTACCGTATGCAGTTGCTGGGTAAAAACCGCTTGATCATGCGTTGGTTAAAGCATCGGGGTGGGGCTCAGCACAGCCGCAGCTATCGCAAACCGATGCCGGTAGCGGTCGCCATTGGTTGTGATCCTGGTACCATACTGGCGGCGGTTACGCCGGTGCCAGATACCCTCTCCGAGTACGCCTTTGCCGGGTTGTTAATGGAGCAGAGCGTAACGGTGGTGACGGGTCAGGAGAGCGGTCTGCCCATTCCCTATTCAGCGGAGATTGTGCTGGAGGGCACGGTCGATTTAAACGATTTGGCCGATGAAGGTCCCTACGGAGACCACACCGGTTACTATAATGAGGTGGAGCGTTTTCCCGTCTTTACCGTGCAACGCATCAGCATGCGGCGCAATGCAATCTATCTTTCCACCCACACAGGCCGCCCACCCGACGAACCTTCGGTGTTGGCGTTGGCGCTTAATCGGGTGTTTGTACCCTTATTGAAAAAGCAGTTTCCGGAGATCAGCGCCTTTCATTTACCTGCCGAAGCCTGCTCCTACCGGGTGGCGGTGATCGCTATTAACAAACAGTATGCAGGGCATGCTTTCCGTATGATGGCGGGGGTCTGGGGATTTTTGCGGCAATTTCTCTACACCAAGTATCTCATTGTCGTGGATAGCAGCGTGGATTGTCATAACTGGGATGCGGTTATGGCCGCCGTGGGGCGGCATGTGGATGCCCGGCGAGATCTGCAACAGCTTACCAATACGCCCATTGACTATCTGGATTTTGCCTCACCGGTGGCGGGCTTAGGGGGTAAATTGGGGCTGGATGCCACCCGTAAGAGCGGTGCGGAGTTGCAGGTGGTGCCCCATCCCGCTGTATGGCCCGAGGCCGAGGCGTTGCAGCAGTGGGCCGAGGCCGCGCAGCAGCGCCATGCAGGGGAGATTGTGCAGATCCATCTACGTGCGGCGTGTGCCATGGCGGTGGTGAGCATGCACAAAACCGCTGCGGGGCAGAGTGGCACCCTGGCCAAACAGCTGCTTGCGGCGTGGCATCCGGGCGCCCCACGGCAGATTTGGCTGATGGATGAAGATGTGGATGTGACCCTGTGGGATGATCTATGGTGGGTGGTATCCACCCGCAGTGATGCCGGACGAGATCTCTATCGGGATGAGATTCACGGCGGTTTTGTCATGGATGCCACCCATAAATGGCCGGGAGAGACCCAGCGAGAGTGGGGGCGGGTGCTACGTATGGATCAACCGACCATCGACCGTGTTTCAGAGAAATGGCCACGGTTGGGTTTGCCGGGCACGGGCAAACCGATCTGGTAA
- a CDS encoding TlpA disulfide reductase family protein: MRRTLLFTLFVLACIGIALVTLLKEAPPPSTASPEPAASATPSQPAWLQHPLTTLGEETLTLGDFKGKLLLVNFWASWCPPCLAEIPELVQAQNDFGDKGFQVVGILFQDRADTASLKAFVQRKRINYPVIKDDPGKIQQLSQEMGGVFALPMSLLIDRDGKIVKTHTGQLHYRDLENWLKPRL; this comes from the coding sequence ATGCGCCGTACCCTCTTATTCACGCTGTTTGTGCTTGCTTGCATCGGTATCGCACTGGTCACGCTGCTCAAAGAGGCTCCGCCTCCCTCGACAGCTAGCCCAGAGCCAGCTGCCTCTGCGACCCCCTCACAGCCTGCTTGGTTGCAGCACCCCTTAACCACCCTTGGTGAGGAAACCCTCACGTTGGGCGACTTTAAGGGCAAGCTGCTGTTGGTCAACTTTTGGGCCTCCTGGTGTCCCCCATGTTTGGCAGAGATACCGGAGTTGGTGCAGGCACAAAATGATTTTGGCGATAAGGGCTTTCAGGTCGTGGGTATTCTGTTTCAAGATCGCGCCGACACCGCGAGCTTAAAAGCGTTTGTGCAACGCAAGCGCATCAACTATCCGGTGATTAAGGATGACCCAGGTAAGATCCAGCAGTTAAGCCAAGAGATGGGTGGGGTGTTTGCCCTACCCATGAGCCTTCTTATTGACAGAGACGGGAAAATCGTTAAAACCCATACAGGACAGCTTCACTACAGAGACTTGGAAAACTGGCTTAAACCGCGGCTATAA
- the cutA gene encoding divalent-cation tolerance protein CutA, producing the protein MSTAQGIIVWCSVPDQASANTLSQRLVEQKLAACVHTLPQGRSTYRWLGKVEHQSEHLLMIKSHPRCETALIEAICANHPYEVPEIILTRIDAGLPAYMQWLAQSVEQNPLSPEQEP; encoded by the coding sequence ATGAGCACAGCACAAGGTATAATCGTCTGGTGTTCGGTCCCAGATCAGGCTTCTGCCAATACCCTCAGTCAACGGCTGGTGGAACAGAAGCTGGCCGCTTGTGTGCACACACTGCCCCAAGGGCGGTCCACCTATCGGTGGCTGGGTAAGGTGGAACACCAAAGCGAACATCTATTGATGATCAAATCCCATCCCCGTTGCGAAACAGCCTTGATAGAAGCCATCTGTGCGAACCACCCCTATGAGGTTCCAGAGATTATCTTGACCCGCATTGATGCCGGGCTGCCGGCCTATATGCAGTGGCTGGCCCAGTCGGTGGAGCAAAACCCTTTATCCCCTGAACAGGAGCCATAA
- a CDS encoding cytochrome c biogenesis CcdA family protein, translated as MPDVTLLTAFGAGFLSFISPCVLPLVPAYLSYMSGISVDEMKAAGAQGNHKVAMHAALHSLAFVLGFSLVFVGLGATASALGQLMFDYMEYLSKIGGVLIVIFGLHFMGLFRISFLNFEARFNPDRKPPGMWGAFFIGLAFAFGWTPCVGPILAGILALSAGQDTVHEGIVLLVAYSAGLGLPFILAGLAINRFLVFFKKVRQHMHKVEIVAGGLLVIIGVLIFFGNMTVISSLLLQIFPGLGELG; from the coding sequence ATGCCCGACGTTACACTGCTCACCGCCTTTGGTGCCGGTTTTCTCTCTTTTATTTCCCCGTGTGTCTTACCACTGGTTCCCGCCTATTTAAGCTATATGAGCGGTATCTCGGTGGATGAGATGAAAGCAGCAGGGGCCCAGGGCAACCACAAGGTTGCCATGCATGCGGCTCTGCACAGCCTCGCTTTTGTGCTGGGCTTCTCCTTGGTTTTCGTGGGGCTGGGTGCCACCGCTTCGGCACTTGGTCAGCTTATGTTTGACTATATGGAGTATCTCTCCAAGATCGGCGGTGTGCTGATTGTGATCTTTGGTTTGCACTTCATGGGGCTATTTCGCATCAGCTTTCTCAATTTTGAGGCGCGTTTTAACCCGGACCGGAAGCCCCCTGGTATGTGGGGAGCCTTTTTCATTGGGCTGGCCTTCGCTTTTGGGTGGACCCCCTGTGTCGGTCCGATTCTGGCGGGTATTCTGGCCTTGTCGGCTGGGCAAGATACGGTGCATGAGGGCATTGTCTTACTGGTCGCCTATTCAGCCGGCTTGGGGCTGCCCTTCATTTTGGCAGGCTTGGCGATCAACCGCTTTTTGGTGTTCTTTAAGAAGGTGCGCCAGCATATGCATAAGGTGGAGATTGTGGCGGGTGGGCTATTGGTGATCATCGGAGTGCTGATCTTCTTTGGTAACATGACGGTGATCAGCAGTCTGCTGTTGCAGATCTTTCCAGGGCTCGGTGAGCTGGGTTAA
- the rplM gene encoding 50S ribosomal protein L13: MKSFVAKPSTIERKWYVIDATDMVVGRLASEVAKRLRGKHKPTYTPFMDCGDNIIIVNAEKVRFTGNKRNDKVYYWHSRFPGGLKSITADKELSGNHPERVLEKAIKGMLPKNVLGRQMFRKLNVYKGSEHPHTAQQPEELKLG, from the coding sequence GTGAAAAGTTTCGTGGCAAAACCAAGCACAATTGAACGTAAATGGTATGTCATCGACGCCACCGATATGGTGGTGGGTCGTTTGGCATCGGAAGTGGCCAAGCGTCTGCGCGGTAAGCATAAGCCTACCTATACGCCGTTCATGGATTGTGGTGATAACATCATCATCGTCAATGCGGAGAAGGTGCGTTTTACCGGCAACAAGCGCAACGATAAGGTCTACTACTGGCATTCTCGGTTTCCTGGTGGCCTAAAATCCATTACCGCCGATAAAGAGCTTTCTGGCAACCACCCCGAGCGGGTGCTGGAGAAAGCGATTAAAGGCATGCTGCCCAAAAATGTCTTGGGCCGTCAAATGTTTCGTAAGCTGAATGTGTATAAAGGGTCTGAGCATCCGCATACGGCACAACAGCCTGAAGAACTGAAATTGGGTTAA
- the rpsI gene encoding 30S ribosomal protein S9 has protein sequence MAQETFNATGKRKESVARVRIVPGSGKVTINQKPMDVYFGRPVLRMVVNQPFSVTEMENKFDVLVNVHGGGVSGQAGAIKHGISKALVDYDEALRPALKKAGFLTRDARTVERKKYGRHKARKSTQFSKR, from the coding sequence ATGGCTCAAGAAACCTTCAATGCCACTGGTAAGCGTAAAGAGTCTGTGGCCCGTGTACGCATCGTGCCTGGCAGCGGTAAAGTGACCATCAACCAAAAGCCGATGGATGTCTATTTTGGCCGTCCTGTGCTGCGTATGGTGGTAAACCAGCCCTTCTCCGTCACCGAGATGGAAAATAAGTTTGACGTATTGGTCAATGTGCATGGCGGTGGGGTATCGGGTCAAGCCGGGGCCATCAAGCACGGTATTTCCAAAGCGCTGGTGGATTATGATGAAGCGCTGCGTCCGGCCCTGAAAAAAGCGGGTTTTCTAACCCGTGATGCGCGTACCGTTGAGCGTAAAAAGTACGGTCGCCACAAGGCACGTAAGAGCACCCAGTTCTCCAAGCGTTAA
- the argC gene encoding N-acetyl-gamma-glutamyl-phosphate reductase, which translates to MGRTLRVAILGATGYTGGELIRLLHRHPGAELSFVSSERFAGQSIAKVYTHLQAVGHLICQPMDAKKACEAADFIFCALPHVTSMEVVPELLQRGAKVVDLSADFRLKSAETYAHWYGTQHLAPELLPQAAYGLPELFRESIKGANLVANPGCYPTSVQLPLFPLLQEGMIDPALVIADSKSGVSGAGRSPAQGTLFAELSEGFKAYKVEAHRHIPEMEQNLALAAGKEIKIRFTPHLLPQSRGILSTCYLRPTSGVNAQRVRDTLMTRYRDEPFVTVLPHGDMPATSDVRGSNACHMGVTEDLRSGWLIIVSVIDNLVKGASGAAVQNFNLMTGWDETTALDSLPMFP; encoded by the coding sequence ATGGGTCGCACCCTGCGGGTTGCCATCTTGGGCGCAACTGGTTACACCGGTGGTGAACTTATCCGGTTATTGCATCGACACCCTGGCGCTGAGTTGAGCTTTGTGAGCTCCGAACGGTTTGCGGGTCAATCCATTGCCAAGGTCTATACCCATCTTCAAGCGGTGGGACATTTGATCTGCCAACCCATGGATGCTAAAAAGGCTTGCGAGGCGGCGGACTTTATCTTCTGTGCCTTGCCCCATGTCACCTCCATGGAGGTGGTGCCAGAGCTGTTACAGCGGGGGGCTAAGGTGGTGGATCTATCCGCCGACTTCCGGCTTAAAAGCGCCGAGACCTATGCCCATTGGTATGGTACACAACATTTGGCCCCGGAACTGCTGCCACAGGCGGCTTATGGGTTGCCCGAACTGTTTCGTGAATCCATCAAAGGGGCCAACTTGGTGGCGAACCCTGGCTGTTATCCAACCTCGGTGCAGCTGCCGCTCTTTCCGCTCTTACAAGAGGGCATGATTGATCCAGCACTGGTCATTGCGGATAGTAAGTCGGGTGTGAGTGGGGCGGGGCGTTCTCCTGCGCAGGGCACGCTGTTTGCTGAGTTGTCAGAAGGATTTAAAGCCTATAAAGTAGAGGCACACCGGCATATCCCAGAGATGGAGCAAAATTTGGCTTTGGCAGCGGGGAAAGAGATTAAAATACGTTTTACCCCCCACCTTTTGCCTCAAAGCCGTGGTATACTTTCGACCTGCTATCTACGCCCAACAAGTGGGGTGAATGCACAACGGGTGCGGGATACTTTAATGACACGCTACCGGGATGAGCCTTTTGTGACGGTGTTACCCCATGGGGATATGCCGGCCACCTCCGATGTGCGCGGCAGTAATGCTTGCCATATGGGCGTGACAGAAGATCTACGTAGTGGATGGTTGATCATCGTTTCAGTTATCGATAATCTGGTTAAGGGTGCTTCTGGGGCTGCGGTACAGAACTTTAACCTGATGACCGGATGGGATGAAACAACGGCGCTTGACAGTTTGCCGATGTTTCCGTAA